ATGCGCTGCGAGGGCACACATTGCATGACATCGCCGGCCAGCACGTATTCCTTGATCTTCTCGACCGCGGCCTTGAAGCCTTCTTCGGTGAAGCCGGAGTTGAAGTGGCCTTCCTCGACGGCTCGCCTGCCCGTGCCGGGACTCTGGGTGGTAATAGTGGCAGTGCGCAGCTGAATCTCGAGGCGCTCGAGGCGCTCACGCGCCATGGCATAGGCCCCCTCGACAGCCGGATCGGGATGCGTCCACAGAGTCAGGCGACCAGAGAGATTGTCGAACACCACCAGGTCATCACAGACCATCAGCAGAATGTCCGGCACGCCCAGGGGATCGGGCTTGTCGACGCCGGCAAGGCGTGGCTCGGCATAGCGCACGGTATCATAGCCGAAGTAGCCGACCAGGCCACCGTCGAAGCGCGGCTGATCGTCGAGTCGTGGCACCTTGAAGCGCTGCTGGAACTGTTCGATCCAGTCCAGTGGATCCTCGACCCGGCTCGCGCCCAGTACCTCGTCATCCTTTAGGTGGCGCACTTCGTAACCGCGTACTTCGATTCGTTCGCGGCTGGGCAGCCCGATGATCGAGTAGCGGCCCCACTTCTCTCCGCCCTGCACCGACTCGAGCAGGAAGGTCCAGGGTGCATTGGCCAGCTTCAGGTAAGTGGAAAGCGGGGTATCGAGATCGGCGAGAACCTCGCGGGTTACCGGAATACGGTTATAGCCGGCATCGGCCAGCTCTTCGAAGTGTTCGGGGGTCATCATGCCCGGCAGTTCCTTCAAGAATGAATCACTTAAGCGGGGACGCTTATGCTTAACAGGGGGGCGTGGCTATCGCATTGCACTGAAGCATGCTTGCGCACGTCTCACGCACGGTACGGATCGGTATACGGGCGTGTTAACGCACTAGGCCGGCATCACCATCGCCAACGCTTGACGTCACGCATCAGTCCTGCGGTGCCATGGCAACGTACATCTTGAGGGGAATGACGGGTGTCCGGCGTCATGAGGGAATCCGTTATAGCAGGATCTTATTGATTCGGCGGTTTTTATACCGCCATATTCAATTTCACACTAAACGAGTTCGGAAAGCGATTCAACTACCGCATCGGGGCGACTGGCGGTCACCGATTCGCCGTGATTATACCCGTAAGGCACGGCCAGCGTTCGAAAGCCCGCGCGCTTGCCTGCTTCGATGTCATGGCGCGAATCGCCGACCATCAGGCAGACCTCTGGCGACACCCCGAAATGTGCCGC
Above is a window of Halomonas sp. I5-271120 DNA encoding:
- the trpE gene encoding anthranilate synthase component I; the encoded protein is MTPEHFEELADAGYNRIPVTREVLADLDTPLSTYLKLANAPWTFLLESVQGGEKWGRYSIIGLPSRERIEVRGYEVRHLKDDEVLGASRVEDPLDWIEQFQQRFKVPRLDDQPRFDGGLVGYFGYDTVRYAEPRLAGVDKPDPLGVPDILLMVCDDLVVFDNLSGRLTLWTHPDPAVEGAYAMARERLERLEIQLRTATITTQSPGTGRRAVEEGHFNSGFTEEGFKAAVEKIKEYVLAGDVMQCVPSQRMSIPYQAPPLDLYRALRSLNPSPYMFFFNLDDHHVVGSSPEILTRLEEGEVTVRPIAGTRVRGATEAEDQALEADLMADPKEIAEHLMLIDLGRNDVGRISETGTVKVTDQMAVERYSHVMHIVSNVTGKLKPGLTAMDVLRATFPAGTLSGAPKIRAMEIIDELEPVKRGIYSGAVGYLSWHGNMDTAIAIRTAVIKDGQLHVQAGAGVVADSVPELEWQETLNKGRALFRAVAMAERGLDNLE